One genomic window of Fusarium keratoplasticum isolate Fu6.1 chromosome 3, whole genome shotgun sequence includes the following:
- a CDS encoding Protein YOP1, with protein sequence MFDLFPMILSSVASFLFPIFASYKALKTHDPAELTPWLMYWVVLSCCLLAESWVWFIVSWIPLYGYFRLLFLLYLILPQTQGARRIYEDKIHPWLEENETQIDDFIASAHERLTAAGIAYLKLAIEQFKTKVLGLPPSEQASPPPEPAQSYTQSLLSRFSVPAARWTGDANNSTGTDFYSLLSSAVAAATNAGASAAGTRTAGGNVTNTGTLIPPHLRDSNERMTFISAQRDRLNILLTALDREAQDLRNETQRAQTRAAHRRAPSMSYDGTEDDEPTQRPPSGLSGWSGMSKSRSETDFERIDAESGTEDDGTVRRRNMGAGTRNTSGTWVPWGWGGDASPGGGARSSGMER encoded by the exons ATGTTTGACCTCTTCCCTATGATCTTGTC CTCTGTCGCCTCGTTTCTCTTCCCCATCTTTGCCTCTTAcaaggccctcaagaccCATGATCCCGCCGAGCTGACACCATGGCTCATGTACTGGGTCGTCCTCAGCTGTTGTCTCCTCGCTGAATCTTGGGTCTGGTTCATTGTGTCATG GATCCCCCTCTACGGCTACTTccgcctcctcttcctcctctacctcatcctcccccaGACCCAGGGCGCCCGGCGCATAtacgaggacaagatccaCCCGTGGCTCGAGGAGAACGAGACCCAGATTGACGACTTTATCGCGAGCGCCCACGAACGCCTGACCGCCGCCGGCATCGCCTACCTCAAGCTCGCTATCGAGCAGTTCAAGACAAAGGTCCTCGGCCTCCCGCCCTCGGAGCAGgcctcgcctcctccagagccCGCTCAGAGCTACACACAGTCGCTGCTCTCGCGGTTTAGCGTCCCCGCAGCGAGGTGGACTGGCGATGCCAACAACAGCACCGGAACCGACTTTTACAGTCTGCTTTCTAGTGCTGTCGCAGCCGCTACCAACGCGGGTGCAAGTGCGGCTGGCACGAGGACTGCCGGCGGCAACGTTACCAACACGGGCACCCTAATCCCACCTCACCTCCGAGACTCCAATGAGAGGATGACCTTTATCTCTGCTCAGCGCGACCGTCTCAACATTCTCCTAACTGCGCTCGATCGTGAGGCTCAGGATCTGCGCAACGAGACCCAACGGGCGCAAACACGCGCAGCCCACCGCCGCGCACCATCCATGTCCTACGACGGAACCGAAGACGACGAGCCGACCCAGCGACCTCCCAGCGGTCTCAGCGGATGGAGCGGCATGAGCAAGAGCCGCAGCGAGACCGATTTTGAGAGGATCGACGCCGAGAGCGGTACTGAAGATGACGGCACGGTGCGCCGACGAAACATGGGAGCCGGTACGAGAAACACATCTGGCACATGGGTTCCGTGGGGATGGGGCGGTGATGCTTCTCCCGGGGGCGGAGCGAGGTCCTCCGGAATGGAAAGGTAG
- a CDS encoding FAD-binding-3 domain-containing protein yields the protein MSNTDKTSVIVVGGSLVGLSTALFLSKQQVPVILLERHKGSSAHPRAIGYTARTLEILRSFDVESRLPKAQWKGGPPRRIVVESLTGKWQDEKHWTPKPAGPKDGPKPKSQEDYSPVSGIASAQDKIEPVLRECAIEGGADLRLGWKVTSWSQNDQGVAVTAVSSDGTEKQIEAKYLVACDGARSPIREQLGIKRDGVGFLQTLRSILFRCAPIDHYLDRGYSQFQIEGREDGFKGFMTNYGERRWALMWNPTEGSSDNTMDEATQKDSIRKAIGKDIPDSDIELITIGEWDLCGLVAEKFSSGRIFLAGDAAHALPPNRGGYGANTGISDAHNLAWKLAAVLKGHSSPELLDTYDAERRPVALVRHDQIFARDDYQRFLVDREWKSEGVQIIDDVAMEFGQIYHSKSISGADENLPPAKRPDEWQGQPGTRAPHISMQRGGETISSLDLFGQGWVLVSKDEAWRTAAKEATGIECSFVKVGHEVDETNQGEFSEAFGVDNTGAVLVRPDGYIAWRAATKPQDGLDSLREVLARVSYSVA from the coding sequence ATGAGCAACACAGACAAAACCTcagtcatcgtcgtcggtggCAGCCTTGTCGGCCTCTCAaccgccctcttcctctccaagcAGCAAGTCcccgtcatcctcctcgagcgccACAAGGGCAGCAGCGCCCACCCGCGAGCCATCGGCTACACAGCCCGGACCCTCGAGATCCTACGCTCCTTTGACGTGGAGTCTCGTCTCCCAAAGGCACAGTGGAAGGGCGGTCCTCCCCGTCGGATCGTTGTCGAGAGCTTGACGGGCAAGTGGCAGGATGAGAAGCACTGGACCCCCAAGCCCGCAGGTCCCAAGGACGGTCCAAAGCCTAAGAGCCAAGAAGATTACTCGCCGGTTTCTGGCATTGCGAGTGCTCAAGACAAGATCGAGCCTGTGCTGCGGGAATGCGCTATTGAGGGTGGCGCTGACttgaggctgggctggaaGGTCACCAGCTGGTCTCAGAATGACCAAGGTGTGGCTGTAACCGCAGTCAGCAGCGACGGCACAGAAAAGCAAATCGAGGCAAAGTATCTCGTGGCCTGTGACGGTGCACGAAGTCCCATCCGCGAACAGCTCGGCATCAAGCGTGATGGAGTTGGCTTCTTGCAGACTCTCCGCAGCATCCTCTTCCGCTGCGCCCCTATTGACCATTATCTCGACCGTGGTTACTCTCAGTTTCAGATCGAGGGTCGagaggatggcttcaagggctTCATGACAAATTATGGTGAAAGGCGATGGGCTCTGATGTGGAACCCGACAGAAGGATCTTCAGACAACACCATGGACGAGGCTACACAGAAGGACTCTATCCGAAAGGCCATCGGAAAGGATATCCCCGACAGTGACATCGAGCTTATCACAATAGGCGAGTGGGATCTCTGCGGCCTAGTCGCGGAAAAGTTCTCCTCTGGCCGCATCTTTCTCGCTGGTGATGCCGCACATGCCCTCCCGCCTAACAGAGGAGGCTACGGTGCCAACACTGGTATCTCGGATGCCCACAACCTCGCCTGGAAGCTCGCCGCCGTTCTTAAGGGGCACTCCAGCCCAGAGCTTCTGGACACGTATGATGCAGAGCGTCGTCCTGTGGCTCTGGTGCGTCACGATCAGATCTTTGCAAGGGATGACTACCAGCGGTTCCTGGTCGATCGGGAGTGGAAGTCAGAGGGCGTGCAGATCATAGATGACGTTGCCATGGAGTTCGGACAGATCTATCATTCTAAATCCATCAGTGGAGCAGACGAGAACTTGCCACCCGCTAAAAGACCCGATGAGTGGCAAGGACAGCCTGGAACTCGGGCACCACACATCTCGATgcagagaggaggagaaaccATCTCAAGCCTGGACCTGTTTGGTCAGGGTTGGGTTCTCGTCTCCAAGGATGAAGCATGGAGGactgctgccaaggaggcaaCAGGTATCGAGTGCAGCTTTGTCAAGGTTGGCCATGAGGTGGATGAGACGAACCAGGGAGAATTCAGCGAGGCGTTTGGTGTGGACAACACTGGAGCTGTACTCGTGCGACCTGATGGCTACATTGCCTGGAGAGCAGCGACGAAACCTCAAGATGGGCTTGATTCGTTGAGGGAGGTTCTTGCGCGGGTATCGTACTCTGTTGCTTAG
- a CDS encoding Mitochondrial import inner membrane translocase subunit TIM16 produces MAHKFVITAFLTGSRILGRSFVAAYKQASAASAYQRAQVKAGNTTGGASLSSGMTLDEACKILNVKPPAGGQANIEEVLERYKRLFDANDPQKGGSFYLQSKIVRAKERFEREVGPVREKMEQEAEVKEGWKPKVYKDR; encoded by the exons ATG GCGCACAAGTTCGTCATCACAGCCTTCCTTACAGGCTCCCGAATCCTCGGCCGCTCCTTCGTGGCCGCCTACAAGCAGGCCTCCGCCGCATCGGCGTACCAGCGCGCCCAGGTCAAGGCGGGCAACACCACTGGCGGCGCCTCGCTCTCGTCGGGCATGACCCTCGATGAGGCCTGCAAGATCCTCAACGTCAAGCCCCCCGCCGGCGGCCAGGCCAACATCGAGGAGGTGCTCGAGCGTTACAAGCGACTGTTTGACGCCAACGACCCCCAGAAGGGTGGCAGCTTTTACCTCCAGAGCAAGATTGTGCGAGCAAAGGAGCGCTTCGAGCGTGAGGTTGGCCCCGTaagagagaagatggagcAGGAGGCCGAAGTTAAGGAGGGCTGGAAGCCCAAGGTCTACAAGGACCGGTAG
- a CDS encoding 60S ribosomal protein L13: MAIKHNQKLVNNHFRKDWQRRVRTHFDQPGKKSRRRTARQAKAAALAPRPVDKLRPVVRCPTIKYNRRVRAGRGFTLAELKEAGIPKAFAPTIGISVDSRRQNLSEESLAANVARLKAYQERLILLPRRSNAPKKGDTKTDVSKIEKASAISTVLPIAPTDIAVKEISKSEIPAALKEGAYRTLRVARSNARYEGARQKRARDAAEAETAKK, from the exons ATG GCGATCAAGCACAACCAGAAGCTTGTCAACAACC ACTTCCGCAAGGATTGGCAGCGCCGGGTTCGAACCCACTTCGACCAG CCCGGCAAGAAGTCGCGGAGACGCACTGCCCgccaggccaaggccgcTGCCCTTGCTCCCCGAcccgtcgacaagctccGACCTGTTGTGCGATGCCCTACCATCAAGTACAACCGCCGTGTCCGTGCCGGCCGCGGTTTCACCCTGGCTGAGCTCAAG GAGGCTGGTATCCCCAAGGCCTTCGCTCCCACCATCGGCATCTCCGTCGACTCCCGCCGACAGAACCTCTCTGAGGAGTCCCTGGCCGCCAACGTCGCCCGCCTCAAGGCCTACCAGGAGCGActgatcctcctcccccgccgGTCCAACGCCCCCAAGAAGGGCGACACCAAGACCGACGTCTCCAAGATCGAGAAGGCTTCCGCCATCTCCACTGTCCTCCCTATTGCCCCCACCGAcatcgccgtcaaggagatcagcAAGAGCGAGATCCCCGCCGCTCTCAAGGAGGGTGCCTACCGAACTCTCCGTGTCGCCCGAAGCAACGCCCGATACGAGGGTGCCCGACAGAAGCGTGCGCGGGATgcggccgaggccgagacggccaagaaataA